A DNA window from Pogona vitticeps strain Pit_001003342236 chromosome 2, PviZW2.1, whole genome shotgun sequence contains the following coding sequences:
- the TVP23C gene encoding Golgi apparatus membrane protein TVP23 homolog C isoform X2 has product MSRRPKKSKIKHPIASFFHLFFRVSAIIVYLLSELFNSYIACMVTVILLLSCDFWAVKNVTGRLMVGLRWWNQVDDDGKSHWVFEARKASAQGKKATSEAESMIFWLGLITCPLLWVIFAFSALFSFRVKWLAVVIMGMALQGANLYGYIRCKVGSRKNLTSVATSYLGRQLLRQTVSKEDQAVS; this is encoded by the exons ACATCCAATAGCTTCCTTTTTCCACTTGTTCTTCCGTGTCAGTGCAATAATCGTCTACTTGCTCTCTGAACTGTTCAACAGCTATATTGCCTGTATGGTGACGGTCATCCTGCTTTTGTCGTGTGACTTCTGGGCAGTAAAG AATGTCACAGGCAGGCTGATGGTTGGCCTCCGTTGGTGGAACCAGGTTGATGATGATGGCAAAAGCCACTGGGTGTTTGAAGCCAGGAAG GCATCTGCTCAGGGAAAGAAGGCCACATCAGAAGCAGAATCCATGATCTTCTGGTTAGGATTGATCACTTGTCCGTTGCTTTGGGTGATTTTCGCCTTCAGTGCCCTATTTTCCTTCAGAGTTAAGTGGCTG GCAGTGGTGATTATGGGGATGGCATTGCAAGGAGCCAACCTTTATGGGTATATCCGATGCAAAGTGGGCAGCAGGAAGAATCTGACCAGTGTGGCAACATCGTACTTAGGCAGGCAGCTACTGCGGCAG aCTGTGTCCAAAGAAGACCAAGCAGTATCTTGA